The Anaerosoma tenue genome has a window encoding:
- a CDS encoding FmdE family protein, with protein sequence MTESARASGRLDTAVRDRLPAEFLGAVDFHGHLCPGLTIGYRAAVIAMERLGATRGSDEELVGIVETDACGIDAFQYLTGCTLGKGNLIFRDHGKQVFTLVRRADGRGVRVALGGDALGADPERTRLKGRVLSGEATDDERAEYQRSSTDRVFELLELPAERFGAVSEVSVDLPSKAGSFPSVTCAVCGEAVMEPRARVRDGEPCCIPCSTRYGRGWEINV encoded by the coding sequence ATGACAGAATCGGCGAGGGCGTCGGGGCGACTTGATACCGCGGTGCGGGACCGCCTGCCCGCCGAGTTCCTGGGGGCGGTCGACTTCCATGGCCACCTGTGTCCCGGCTTGACCATCGGCTATCGTGCGGCGGTGATCGCGATGGAGCGTCTTGGTGCGACACGCGGCTCCGATGAGGAGCTCGTGGGTATCGTGGAGACCGACGCCTGCGGCATCGATGCGTTTCAGTACCTTACCGGCTGCACGCTCGGCAAGGGCAACCTCATCTTCCGCGATCACGGCAAGCAGGTGTTCACGCTCGTGCGCCGTGCCGACGGGCGGGGCGTGCGTGTCGCGCTTGGCGGTGACGCGCTCGGCGCCGATCCGGAGCGTACGCGCCTCAAGGGCCGGGTGCTGTCGGGAGAGGCCACCGACGACGAGCGGGCCGAGTACCAGCGGAGCAGCACGGACCGCGTGTTCGAACTGCTGGAGCTCCCTGCCGAGCGGTTCGGTGCCGTCAGCGAGGTGAGCGTGGACCTGCCGTCCAAGGCAGGTTCGTTCCCCTCGGTCACCTGCGCGGTGTGCGGAGAGGCAGTGATGGAGCCGCGGGCCCGGGTCCGCGATGGCGAGCCGTGCTGCATACCGTGCTCCACGCGGTACGGCCGTGGCTGGGAGATCAACGTCTAG
- a CDS encoding tetratricopeptide repeat protein, with the protein MANANDTHDTTNDGARARELTARGIDEARSGDHAAAVGSFKEAETIARENGLLDLAAGAAVNRGWALWLAGEKDDSIEAYEAGAQLAREAGDSTRLMLALGNLGIAHTAAGRHEEALAVYEEYLPLVVDDPDEEIDAHLNCAIALVNLGRYEEANGHLDEAERIAQDNKSAAIVSVYLSRGAIRERIGDNDEAFGLYWKAFDTVDEERDPGLFGTVMLTLARAYIRSGEDAHASDCYGEAERAFRYTEERDRLAQALHEHAAALLHVGLVDQALEAWREEEPILREMGDHLALGECLLQQALATRERMSDFSSDVKFTEAAVAFRRAGAIERLPELIQAHALWLREHFMDTNAMKRMREVFEALAESPNAAVESRAHALHALMLADAGDHEAAFGAIDRAEAVAGGAGDVEAVTGARARRAYVMARAGEPAEDVKAQLKAAEAHADAEGHGHKGAFAVEAVALEIEERCGEEYAGLLGGPLPEEVDLG; encoded by the coding sequence ATGGCTAACGCGAACGACACGCATGACACCACCAACGACGGCGCGCGTGCGCGCGAACTCACGGCACGCGGCATAGACGAGGCCCGCAGCGGCGACCATGCGGCTGCGGTCGGCTCGTTCAAGGAGGCCGAGACGATCGCGCGGGAGAACGGCTTGCTCGACCTCGCCGCGGGCGCGGCAGTGAACCGCGGATGGGCGCTCTGGCTCGCGGGAGAGAAGGACGATTCGATCGAGGCGTACGAGGCGGGCGCGCAACTGGCGCGGGAAGCGGGCGATAGCACGCGACTCATGCTCGCGCTCGGCAACCTCGGCATCGCCCATACGGCGGCCGGACGTCATGAGGAGGCGCTCGCCGTCTACGAAGAGTACCTGCCGCTTGTGGTCGACGACCCCGACGAGGAGATCGACGCCCACCTCAATTGCGCCATCGCGCTCGTGAACCTCGGCAGGTATGAAGAGGCCAACGGGCATCTCGATGAAGCCGAGCGGATCGCGCAAGACAACAAGAGCGCCGCGATCGTCAGCGTGTACCTGAGCCGCGGCGCGATCCGTGAGCGGATTGGTGACAATGACGAGGCGTTCGGGCTGTACTGGAAGGCGTTCGACACCGTTGATGAAGAGCGGGACCCGGGCCTCTTCGGGACCGTGATGCTCACGCTCGCTCGCGCGTACATCCGGTCGGGCGAGGATGCGCACGCGAGCGACTGCTACGGCGAGGCGGAGCGCGCCTTCCGCTACACGGAGGAGCGGGACCGCCTGGCGCAGGCGCTTCACGAGCACGCGGCGGCGCTGCTCCACGTGGGGCTCGTGGACCAGGCGCTGGAAGCGTGGCGAGAGGAAGAGCCGATCCTGCGTGAGATGGGCGATCACCTGGCGCTCGGGGAGTGCCTGCTCCAGCAGGCCCTGGCGACCCGGGAGCGTATGTCCGACTTCAGCTCCGACGTGAAGTTCACCGAGGCGGCCGTGGCGTTCCGCCGCGCGGGCGCCATCGAGCGGCTCCCAGAGCTCATCCAGGCTCATGCGCTGTGGCTGCGTGAGCACTTCATGGACACCAACGCGATGAAGCGTATGCGCGAAGTGTTCGAAGCCCTCGCCGAGTCGCCCAACGCGGCCGTGGAGTCGCGTGCTCACGCGCTGCACGCGCTAATGCTGGCCGATGCCGGTGATCATGAGGCCGCGTTCGGGGCCATCGACCGGGCCGAGGCCGTGGCCGGCGGTGCCGGTGACGTGGAGGCTGTCACGGGGGCGCGTGCCAGGCGGGCGTACGTGATGGCGCGTGCAGGCGAGCCGGCCGAGGATGTGAAGGCGCAGTTGAAGGCTGCCGAGGCCCACGCGGATGCCGAGGGTCACGGGCACAAGGGGGCGTTCGCCGTGGAGGCGGTCGCGCTTGAGATCGAAGAGCGGTGCGGCGAGGAGTACGCGGGCCTCCTGGGTGGTCCGTTGCCCGAGGAGGTCGATCTCGGATAG
- a CDS encoding MBL fold metallo-hydrolase, whose product MAHAEAGRRVRVTVVADNNGPVPDGVHPILRLGTAWGFACVVETGDDLILFDTGSDGAMLIANMDALGIDPTAIDTLVISHEHWDHVGGIDALLDAGARPVAYVPRSFSDEFRERLAARITVVEVTGQVSVGEHARTTGELGTSIVEQALVAPSAEGLVVITGCAHPGIAHIVRSAAAGDRVALAVGGFHLKDADEREITETVEDLRGLGVMRMAPTHCTGDAARARFALEFGDDYIPVGVGTVIEAGG is encoded by the coding sequence ATGGCACACGCAGAGGCCGGGAGACGGGTCCGGGTCACGGTCGTGGCGGACAATAACGGCCCGGTCCCGGATGGCGTACATCCCATCCTCCGGCTCGGCACCGCGTGGGGTTTTGCGTGTGTGGTGGAGACGGGCGACGACCTCATACTGTTCGACACCGGCAGCGATGGGGCGATGCTGATCGCCAACATGGATGCCCTCGGCATCGACCCGACAGCTATCGACACCCTCGTGATCTCCCACGAGCATTGGGACCACGTGGGTGGGATCGACGCGCTCCTCGACGCGGGTGCTCGGCCTGTTGCATATGTGCCCCGCTCTTTCAGCGATGAGTTCCGCGAAAGGTTGGCGGCGCGGATCACGGTCGTCGAAGTCACCGGGCAGGTGTCGGTTGGTGAACATGCGCGCACGACGGGCGAACTCGGCACCTCGATCGTGGAGCAGGCGCTGGTGGCACCATCGGCCGAGGGCCTCGTGGTGATCACCGGCTGTGCGCATCCCGGCATCGCCCATATCGTGCGGTCGGCCGCAGCAGGCGACCGGGTCGCCCTGGCCGTGGGGGGATTCCACCTCAAGGACGCCGATGAGCGTGAGATCACGGAGACGGTCGAGGATCTTCGTGGGCTCGGCGTGATGCGGATGGCGCCCACGCACTGCACCGGCGACGCGGCACGCGCGCGCTTCGCTCTTGAGTTCGGTGACGATTACATACCTGTGGGAGTGGGCACTGTGATCGAAGCGGGCGGCTGA